In Tachysurus fulvidraco isolate hzauxx_2018 chromosome 3, HZAU_PFXX_2.0, whole genome shotgun sequence, a single window of DNA contains:
- the LOC113644603 gene encoding membrane-spanning 4-domains subfamily A member 15-like, producing the protein MATSFTTDTHGVRVVTQIIPLMSPEPVHFPSEKKNNKTKIPEAPYMTRMFLKGEPVALGTVQIMIGIVMMAMGAITWFTQTLFGEIPLGLGLSFIISGSVTLGSYKGTFRPIIKSAVVVNIISVLLALSGICYFCFAFTVQPDLNPCKGTGDTYYTRYYDCQYVAEKLKDIISGIKGILLILSMLEVCVCTTTIVFSCKANIQASGTKLEEVVQGKCSSQDALLNTKVASPPVYEP; encoded by the exons ATGGCCACCTCATTTACCACAGACACTCATGGTGTCAGGGTGGTGACCCAGATCATCCCACTGATGAGTCCAGAGCCTGTCCACTTTCCcagtgagaagaaaaacaacaagacTAAAATACCTGAAGCACCCTACATGACCAGGATGTTCCTGAAGGGAGAACCTGTAGCATTAGGG ACTGTGCAGATCATGATTGGGATCGTAATGATGGCTATGGGAGCCATTACTTGGTTTACACAAACTCTGTTTGGTGAAATCCCTCTTGGCCTTGGACTCTCA TTTATCATCTCTGGATCTGTAACCTTGGGTTCATACAAGGGAACCTTTCGTCCAATT ATTAAAAGTGCAGTTGTTGTGAACATCATCAGTGTTCTGCTGGCCTTGTCCGGTATCTGCTACTTTTGCTTTGCATTTACTGTCCAACCTGATTTGAATCCCTGTAAAGGCACAGGTGACACTTACTACACCAGGTACTATGACTGCCAATATGTAGCTGAGAAACTGAAG GATATAATAAGTGGAATAAAGGGCATACTGTTGATTTTGTCCAtgctggaggtgtgtgtgtgtacaacaaCTATCGTCTTTTCTTGCAAGGCTAATATACAAGCCTCTGGGACCAAACTG GAGGAGGTGGTGCAGGGGAAATGCAGCAGCCAAGATGCTCTACTAAACACAAAAGTGGCTTCACCTCCAGTTTATGAGCCCTGA
- the nudt17 gene encoding nucleoside diphosphate-linked moiety X motif 17, with protein MEKVRRILVHLSKHSAAPQPAQFIQSVTGHFIGHLDDQTTVNCSLENNRFVLCEGSEEKGVALKRARFCPIKLLSASEAASIPLDTLRRGVDVGVAILLQSANQRLLLTRRAHALRIFPNVWVPPGGHVELDEKLLDAGLRELREETGLKLDAEDISSSQLLGLWESVYPPMLSRGLPQRHHIVTYVLLCSNQTHLQLQSCMKPEPAEVSACVWVDVRLVRAIVSAVDGEENSFHLPADLPQSISVTEVSPDGELIESTLPVSVFCNRAPAEGEDVERVSTGTKYALELWLNTLGASCEKG; from the exons ATGGAGAAAGTACGAAGAATTTTGGTGCATTTATCTAAACATAGTGCAGCTCCACAACCTGCCCAGTTTATTCAG AGCGTTACTGGCCATTTTATTGGACATCTGGACGACCAAACAACCGTGAATTGTTCCTTGGAAAACAACCGATTTGTTTTGTGTGAGGGAAGCGAGGAGAAGGGCGTGGCTCTTAAG AGGGCGCGGTTCTGCCCAATCAAATTGCTCTCTGCTTCAGAGGCGGCGTCGATTCCTCTAGACACTCTGCGGAGAGGTGTGGATGTGGGCGTGGCTATACTTCtccagtcagccaatcagaggcTGTTGCTGACCAGGCGCGCTCATGCCCTGAGGATTTTCCCTAATGTTTGGGTCCCACCTG GTGGCCATGTGGAACTGGATGAAAAG CTGCTGGATGCAGGCCTGCGGGagctgagggaggaaaccggactCAAATTAGACGCTGAGGATATCTCCTCCTCTCAGCTGCTAGGCCTCTGGGAG TCTGTATACCCACCCATGCTGTCTCGAGGACTGCCCCAGAGACATCACATTGTCACGTACGTGCTGCTTTGCAGTAACCAGACACACCTGCAGCTACAG TCCTGTATGAAACCAGAGCCTGCTGAagtgagtgcttgtgtgtgggtTGATGTACGACTGGTCAGGGCTATCGTATCTGCCGTGGATGGGGAGGAAAATTCTTTTCATTTACCTGCTGATCTTCCTCAATCTATAAG TGTTACTGAGGTATCCCCTGATGGAGAGCTAATTGAGTCCACACTGCCTGTGTCAGTGTTCTGTAACCGGGCTCCAGCCGAAGGTGAGGATGTGGAGCGGGTCAGCACCGGAACCAAGTATGCCTTAGAGCTGTGGCTGAATACTCTGGGTGCTAGCTGTGAAAAGGGCTAA
- the si:dkey-7j14.5 gene encoding uncharacterized protein si:dkey-7j14.5 isoform X3: MSCRLLCLAHTQSTMSLYPSQIKAFKSSEPKTLGAVEIIIGLLTVTLSTIVYKLHYHIQREVIILILNGAQLIITGIVLVHTGRRPTKCLVGTTIVLQLLTAAFDIVGFGLIARHVPFRGESYYYRDTEFLVNGILGTLIGSLVLVCIIGLVVALFGVYALSVSAIKEMTPIPNSNAKSQYGSGGLARTNESYDDCQLCKCHHL; this comes from the exons ATGTCGTGTCGCCTGCTGTGTTTGGCTCACACACAGAGCACCATGTCGCTGTATCCGTCTCAGATTAAGGCGTTCAAGAGCAGCGAGCCCAAAACCCTTGGG GCAGTTGAGATCATCATTGGCTTGCTGACGGTCACTCTGAGCACGATTGTGTATAAACTGCACTATCACATCCAGAGGGAGGTCATCATTCTCATCCTGAATGGTGCTCAA CTCATTATCACTGGAATTGTCTTGGTGCATACTGGTAGGAGACCGACTAAATGTCTG gtgGGTACAACCATTGTCTTGCAGTTGCTAACCGCAGCATTTGATATTGTCGGATTTGGTCTCATAGCCCGACATGTACCCTTTCGTGGGGAATCGTACTACTacagagacactgag ttccTGGTGAATGGCATTTTGGGAACCTTGATTGGCTCTTTGGTATTGGTGTGTATTATCGGTTTGGTTGTGGCACTTTTCGGAGTGTATGCCCTATCTGTTAGTGCTATTAAG GAGATGACACCTATTCCCAACTCCAATGCAAAATCACAGTACGGTTCTGGAGGACTGGCCAGGACTAAT GAAAGCTATGATGACTGCCAACTCTGTAAGTGCCACCACTTGTGA
- the si:dkey-7j14.5 gene encoding uncharacterized protein si:dkey-7j14.5 isoform X1, whose translation MSCRLLCLAHTQSTMSLYPSQIKAFKSSEPKTLGAVEIIIGLLTVTLSTIVYKLHYHIQREVIILILNGAQLIITGIVLVHTGRRPTKCLVGTTIVLQLLTAAFDIVGFGLIARHVPFRGESYYYRDTEWCCDPRHSLWACCGEGDKKGQKEFLVNGILGTLIGSLVLVCIIGLVVALFGVYALSVSAIKEMTPIPNSNAKSQYGSGGLARTNESYDDCQLCKCHHL comes from the exons ATGTCGTGTCGCCTGCTGTGTTTGGCTCACACACAGAGCACCATGTCGCTGTATCCGTCTCAGATTAAGGCGTTCAAGAGCAGCGAGCCCAAAACCCTTGGG GCAGTTGAGATCATCATTGGCTTGCTGACGGTCACTCTGAGCACGATTGTGTATAAACTGCACTATCACATCCAGAGGGAGGTCATCATTCTCATCCTGAATGGTGCTCAA CTCATTATCACTGGAATTGTCTTGGTGCATACTGGTAGGAGACCGACTAAATGTCTG gtgGGTACAACCATTGTCTTGCAGTTGCTAACCGCAGCATTTGATATTGTCGGATTTGGTCTCATAGCCCGACATGTACCCTTTCGTGGGGAATCGTACTACTacagagacactgag TGGTGTTGTGACCCACGTCATTCATTGTGGGCTTGCTGTGGCGAAGGAGATAAAAAGGGACAGAAGGAG ttccTGGTGAATGGCATTTTGGGAACCTTGATTGGCTCTTTGGTATTGGTGTGTATTATCGGTTTGGTTGTGGCACTTTTCGGAGTGTATGCCCTATCTGTTAGTGCTATTAAG GAGATGACACCTATTCCCAACTCCAATGCAAAATCACAGTACGGTTCTGGAGGACTGGCCAGGACTAAT GAAAGCTATGATGACTGCCAACTCTGTAAGTGCCACCACTTGTGA
- the si:dkey-7j14.5 gene encoding uncharacterized protein si:dkey-7j14.5 isoform X2, translating into MSLYPSQIKAFKSSEPKTLGAVEIIIGLLTVTLSTIVYKLHYHIQREVIILILNGAQLIITGIVLVHTGRRPTKCLVGTTIVLQLLTAAFDIVGFGLIARHVPFRGESYYYRDTEWCCDPRHSLWACCGEGDKKGQKEFLVNGILGTLIGSLVLVCIIGLVVALFGVYALSVSAIKEMTPIPNSNAKSQYGSGGLARTNESYDDCQLCKCHHL; encoded by the exons ATGTCGCTGTATCCGTCTCAGATTAAGGCGTTCAAGAGCAGCGAGCCCAAAACCCTTGGG GCAGTTGAGATCATCATTGGCTTGCTGACGGTCACTCTGAGCACGATTGTGTATAAACTGCACTATCACATCCAGAGGGAGGTCATCATTCTCATCCTGAATGGTGCTCAA CTCATTATCACTGGAATTGTCTTGGTGCATACTGGTAGGAGACCGACTAAATGTCTG gtgGGTACAACCATTGTCTTGCAGTTGCTAACCGCAGCATTTGATATTGTCGGATTTGGTCTCATAGCCCGACATGTACCCTTTCGTGGGGAATCGTACTACTacagagacactgag TGGTGTTGTGACCCACGTCATTCATTGTGGGCTTGCTGTGGCGAAGGAGATAAAAAGGGACAGAAGGAG ttccTGGTGAATGGCATTTTGGGAACCTTGATTGGCTCTTTGGTATTGGTGTGTATTATCGGTTTGGTTGTGGCACTTTTCGGAGTGTATGCCCTATCTGTTAGTGCTATTAAG GAGATGACACCTATTCCCAACTCCAATGCAAAATCACAGTACGGTTCTGGAGGACTGGCCAGGACTAAT GAAAGCTATGATGACTGCCAACTCTGTAAGTGCCACCACTTGTGA